The following are from one region of the Paenibacillus sp. JZ16 genome:
- a CDS encoding malate:quinone oxidoreductase gives MSNMEKKTDVILIGAGVMSATLGALLKELVPEWEIKVFEKLASAGEESSNEWNNAGTGHSALCELNYTSEKPDGSIDISKAININEQFQVSRQFWSYLVSSNLIRNPQDFIMPIPHMSLVQGEKDVAFLKKRFEALSNNPLFQGMEYSEDPDQLKEWIPLIMEGRTSNEPLAATKIDSGTDINFGALTRMLFDHLKSKDVEINYKHSVKDIKRTQDGSWKVKVHNIEHGKTEYHTAKFIFIGGGGGSLHLLQKTGIPESKHIGGFPVSGLFMVCKNPEVVAQHHAKVYGKAKVGAPPMSVPHLDTRYIDNQKALLFGPFAGFSPKFLKTGSNLDLITSVKPNNLFTMLAAGVKEMALTRYLIQQVVLSNEKRMEELREFIPNAKSEDWEIVVAGQRVQVIKDTPKGKGTLQFGTEVVSAADGSVAALLGASPGASTAVHVMLEVLEKCFPQHMEEWEPKIKEMIPSYGMSLTKNPALFEEIQESTAQALGLSLKVLVHS, from the coding sequence ATGAGCAACATGGAGAAAAAAACAGACGTAATCTTAATCGGTGCCGGCGTCATGAGCGCAACATTGGGAGCCTTACTGAAAGAATTAGTACCTGAGTGGGAGATCAAAGTGTTTGAGAAACTCGCAAGCGCGGGGGAAGAAAGCTCCAATGAATGGAATAATGCGGGGACCGGCCATTCCGCATTGTGCGAGCTTAACTATACGTCCGAAAAACCTGACGGATCTATAGACATCAGCAAAGCGATCAATATTAACGAACAGTTTCAGGTTTCAAGACAGTTCTGGTCTTATCTGGTAAGCAGCAATCTGATTCGCAATCCGCAGGACTTTATCATGCCTATTCCGCATATGAGTTTAGTGCAAGGCGAAAAAGACGTGGCTTTTTTGAAAAAACGTTTTGAAGCGCTGTCAAACAACCCGCTCTTTCAAGGAATGGAATATTCCGAGGATCCGGATCAGCTGAAGGAATGGATTCCGCTTATTATGGAAGGGCGTACATCGAATGAGCCGTTAGCGGCAACCAAAATCGACTCCGGGACGGACATTAACTTTGGCGCTTTAACGCGCATGCTGTTTGACCACTTGAAGAGCAAAGACGTCGAAATAAACTACAAGCATAGCGTCAAGGATATTAAACGTACACAAGATGGTTCGTGGAAAGTGAAAGTCCATAATATCGAACACGGTAAAACCGAATATCATACGGCGAAGTTCATCTTTATCGGCGGCGGAGGCGGAAGTCTGCATTTATTGCAAAAAACCGGTATCCCCGAGTCCAAACATATTGGAGGATTCCCGGTAAGCGGATTATTCATGGTATGCAAGAACCCGGAAGTGGTAGCGCAGCATCATGCCAAAGTATACGGAAAAGCCAAGGTTGGCGCTCCGCCGATGTCGGTTCCCCACTTGGACACAAGATATATTGACAACCAAAAGGCATTGCTCTTCGGTCCGTTTGCCGGCTTCTCGCCGAAGTTCTTAAAAACCGGGTCGAATCTTGATTTGATCACATCCGTCAAACCGAACAATCTGTTCACCATGCTGGCGGCTGGCGTAAAAGAAATGGCATTGACCCGATACCTAATCCAGCAAGTGGTGCTATCGAATGAAAAGCGCATGGAAGAATTACGCGAGTTTATTCCGAACGCCAAAAGCGAGGATTGGGAAATCGTCGTGGCGGGCCAACGTGTACAGGTGATTAAGGATACACCGAAGGGTAAAGGAACGCTTCAATTTGGTACTGAAGTGGTTAGTGCCGCGGATGGCTCGGTCGCTGCCTTGCTCGGTGCTTCCCCAGGCGCTTCGACAGCTGTTCACGTTATGCTCGAGGTATTAGAGAAGTGCTTCCCGCAGCATATGGAAGAATGGGAGCCGAAAATTAAGGAAATGATTCCTTCATACGGCATGTCTCTTACGAAAAACCCGGCCTTATTTGAGGAAATTCAAGAATCCACTGCGCAAGCGCTAGGTCTAAGCTTAAAAGTACTGGTGCATAGCTAA